One stretch of Lachnospiraceae bacterium oral taxon 096 DNA includes these proteins:
- a CDS encoding Holliday junction resolvase RecU, protein MGTWKSRGLRGSNLEEMINHSNQVYQEMGLALIQKIPTPITPIQIDQSSRQITLAYFNQKSTVDYIGVVQGVAVCFDAKECHSDTFRLANVHPHQMVFMKNFEAQQGVAFLIIHYTRKNQLYYLPYRELAYYWKRMEEGGRKSISFEEMCKEYPIGQHRDVLVHYLVPLGKDLNERN, encoded by the coding sequence ATGGGAACTTGGAAATCGAGAGGTCTAAGGGGATCAAATCTGGAGGAAATGATCAATCATTCCAATCAGGTTTATCAGGAGATGGGACTTGCTCTTATTCAAAAGATTCCAACGCCCATTACACCGATTCAAATTGATCAATCCTCTAGACAGATTACATTGGCCTATTTTAATCAAAAGTCAACGGTGGACTATATTGGCGTGGTGCAGGGGGTCGCTGTGTGCTTTGATGCCAAGGAATGCCACAGTGATACTTTTCGATTGGCCAATGTCCATCCCCATCAGATGGTCTTTATGAAAAATTTTGAGGCACAACAGGGCGTTGCCTTTTTAATTATTCATTACACAAGAAAAAATCAATTATATTATCTTCCCTACAGAGAGCTTGCCTATTATTGGAAGAGGATGGAGGAGGGAGGGCGAAAGAGCATAAGTTTTGAAGAAATGTGCAAGGAATATCCCATTGGTCAACATCGGGATGTCCTTGTTCACTATCTCGTGCCCTTAGGAAAAGATTTGAATGAACGAAATTAG
- a CDS encoding RluA family pseudouridine synthase: MQEIVVGKNESGQRIDKLLGKYLSEASKGFLYKMMRKKNITLNDKKCVGNEMLSQGDCIRLWLAEETIEKFKSKPKKEFAKTLLKLEEIVYEDEDILVMNKPAGLLSQKAEPNDISANEIFIQYLLESGQISTKDLSTFCPSICNRLDRNTSGLLICGKTLKGSQRMNALIKQRGVKKEYLAIVEGKIARGERIVGWLEKDEKKNKVSLVEEEKVGAKPIETEYLPLYYENGMTLLLVHLITGRTHQIRAHLSSIAHPIVGDRKYGSGRGTTQQLHAYRLQFPPIADMEVGGKTLVAKVPKSFKKWMKGYSWELGNREV; encoded by the coding sequence ATGCAAGAGATTGTCGTGGGAAAAAATGAGAGCGGACAGAGAATAGACAAATTACTTGGAAAGTATTTGAGTGAGGCGAGCAAGGGATTTTTGTATAAGATGATGAGAAAGAAAAACATTACACTCAACGACAAAAAATGCGTTGGAAATGAAATGCTTTCTCAGGGAGATTGCATTCGGCTGTGGCTGGCAGAGGAGACCATTGAAAAATTTAAATCAAAGCCAAAGAAGGAGTTTGCAAAAACCTTGCTCAAACTAGAAGAGATTGTGTATGAGGATGAAGATATTTTGGTGATGAACAAGCCGGCAGGGCTTCTTTCTCAAAAGGCCGAGCCAAATGACATTTCGGCCAATGAAATTTTTATTCAATATTTATTGGAGAGTGGGCAAATTTCTACCAAGGATTTGTCCACCTTCTGCCCTTCGATTTGCAATCGCCTCGATCGAAATACCAGTGGACTTTTGATCTGTGGAAAGACATTAAAGGGAAGTCAAAGAATGAATGCATTGATTAAACAAAGAGGTGTAAAGAAGGAATATCTGGCTATTGTTGAGGGGAAAATCGCTAGGGGGGAAAGAATTGTCGGATGGCTTGAAAAGGATGAAAAAAAGAACAAAGTTTCACTAGTAGAAGAGGAAAAAGTAGGAGCAAAGCCCATTGAAACAGAATATCTTCCTTTGTACTATGAGAATGGGATGACACTTTTATTGGTGCATTTGATTACAGGGCGAACCCATCAAATTCGTGCTCATCTTTCTTCCATTGCTCATCCGATTGTGGGTGATAGAAAATATGGAAGTGGAAGAGGAACAACACAGCAATTACATGCGTATCGCCTACAGTTTCCACCCATTGCGGATATGGAAGTTGGAGGAAAGACCTTGGTGGCCAAGGTGCCAAAAAGTTTTAAAAAATGGATGAAGGGGTATTCATGGGAACTTGGAAATCGAGAGGTCTAA